The genomic segment AGAAAGACGCCCTTTCTATTTACTTCTTCTACTTCAATCTTTAAATCGTGAGTTTGGATGTAGATTCTATTCATTCCGAAAGTATTTGTTATTATAGCATGACTTCCTGCATTTATATAGTCTTTATGGATCTCTATTACTTTTTCGGGATTAATGAGATTACTTCTTGGACCTCCGGGAGAACCTCTTCTTTCTAATTCTGTTCCCATTGCGCCATCCAAAATAACAAAATTGTTTTTCTTGATAAAATCTAAAAAATTCATTTTTTCCTTTAGTTAAAATAAGAAGCTTACTTTATATGTCAAGATTTTGAGAACTTGACAATATTGATGTTCTTTATTAGTATAAATAGATTTTTTAATGCTTGATTCTAAAAATGGGGAAGAAATTTGGTCTTAAAAGAAAGGAATGGATGATCCAAGATGGGGAGAGGATAAAAGAGGTTTACAAAAAAGGGGTTGCTTTTGAAGGAGATTATACTTATATCTATTATTTGGAAGATGAGGAGAAAAAATTCTCTATTAGAGTTGAGAAAGGAGTAAAGGGTGGTGTGAGAAGAAATAAATTGA from the candidate division WOR-3 bacterium genome contains:
- the rnpA gene encoding ribonuclease P protein component, which gives rise to MGKKFGLKRKEWMIQDGERIKEVYKKGVAFEGDYTYIYYLEDEEKKFSIRVEKGVKGGVRRNKLRRWLREIVRQANPLLKNGHYIIEGKKRALESTYNEIKEDFEKICLRGNLWLR